In Melospiza melodia melodia isolate bMelMel2 chromosome 20, bMelMel2.pri, whole genome shotgun sequence, a single genomic region encodes these proteins:
- the SRRD gene encoding SRR1-like protein: protein MAALAGGRRAGRARRRRGKKEEDDEEEEGEGGPGIEAVLRRLREARDDLLSSGFWAASAGAVRAPLGSEPPARCVCYGLGRFGRCPIARYQLAFLLLLLDELRVPPARCALFDPAFSAWEAAALRALGLCLLPENEEGKHGIEGVTTLFYMVHCGKALYNNLLWSNWSPAALSKLVIIGNSFRGIEERLLSRILERDYSYIAKVLKGVEEVALPSHPRYLDTFNDTSVHWFPLDKLQELSPEVWDFVEEPMYQDCEDLEIIRKGEEATAKS from the exons ATGGCGGCGCTGGCGGGAGGGCGGCGAGCGGGGcgcgcccggcggcggcggggcaagaaggaggaggatgatgaggaggaggaaggggaaggcGGCCCCGGAATAGAAGCGGTGCTGCGGCGGCTGCGAGAGGCGCG GGACGATCTGCTGAGCTCCGGCTTCTGGGCGGCGAGCGCCG GAGCCGTGCGGGCCCCGCTGGGCTCGGAGCCGCCCGCCCGCTGCGTGTGCTACGGGCTGGGCCGCTTCGGGCGCTGCCCCATCGCCCGCTACCAGCtcgccttcctgctgctgctgctggacgaGCTGAGG gtgcCGCCCGCACGCTGTGCACTGTTCGACCCGGCCTTCTCAGCGTGGGAGGCGGCGGCGCTGCGAgcgctggggctgtgcctgctccccGAGAATGAG GAGGGGAAGCACGGCATCGAGGGTGTGACCACGCTGTTCTACATGGTGCACTGCGGGAAGGCCCTGTACAACAACCTGCTGTGGAGCAACTGGAGCCCAGCGGCGCTCTCCAAGCTGGTCATCATCGGGAACAGCTTCCGAGGGATCGAGGAGAG ATTGCTGTCCAGAATCTTGGAGAGAGATTATTCTTACATAGCAAAG GTCTTGAAAGGAGTGGAGGAAGTGGCACTCCCCAGTCACCCACGCTACCTGGACACCTTCAATGACACCTCTGTGCACTGGTTTCCCTTGGATAAACTGCAGGAGCTCTCCCCTGAGGTCTGGGACTTTGTGGAGGAGCCGATGTACCAAGATTGTGAGGACCTGGAGATCATcaggaagggggaggaagctaCTGCCAAGTCCTGA